A DNA window from Mycobacterium sp. IDR2000157661 contains the following coding sequences:
- a CDS encoding M56 family metallopeptidase has translation MTVAACLLLYGLVVLLVGPPVLRRLTRSAQLPRLGVAAWLTAIATMLISGVAAVAALLAQLVNHWDHRQYLIASCVAQIRVIATGQAGTLPRLALLGAAIAAAVLVMATAARLAATLTAMRRRSHRHAEAVRVVGRRTAAPDVLVLDADEPAAYCVSARPPAIVVTSAAVVALNEEQLEAVIAHERAHLAGYHPQVVAALRVLAKALPRVKLITEGAEHISRLLEMCADDTAARRHGRQPLLAGLLAMSGATPAGALGAADVAVLERAHRLTSSRGAPAHRRCAAALTGTMTVIAAGPVLIAAMAASGLLMCGMQ, from the coding sequence GTGACCGTCGCGGCGTGCCTACTGCTCTACGGCCTCGTGGTGCTCCTCGTCGGGCCTCCCGTGTTACGCCGCCTGACCCGCAGCGCGCAGCTTCCGCGCCTCGGCGTGGCGGCCTGGCTGACCGCCATCGCCACCATGCTGATCAGCGGTGTGGCAGCCGTGGCAGCCCTGCTCGCCCAGCTTGTCAACCACTGGGACCATCGTCAGTACCTCATCGCATCGTGTGTCGCCCAGATCCGAGTCATCGCGACCGGTCAGGCCGGCACACTTCCCCGACTCGCCCTGCTGGGCGCCGCGATTGCCGCTGCCGTGCTCGTGATGGCCACCGCGGCCCGGCTTGCTGCCACGCTCACCGCCATGCGTCGACGCTCGCATCGACACGCCGAGGCCGTACGCGTGGTGGGCAGGCGTACCGCCGCGCCGGATGTTCTGGTTCTCGACGCCGACGAACCCGCCGCCTACTGCGTGTCCGCTCGCCCGCCCGCGATCGTGGTGACGAGCGCCGCCGTGGTTGCCCTGAACGAAGAGCAGTTAGAGGCCGTAATCGCTCACGAGCGCGCCCACCTTGCCGGGTACCACCCCCAGGTCGTCGCCGCCCTGCGGGTGCTCGCCAAGGCCCTCCCACGCGTGAAACTGATTACCGAAGGCGCCGAACATATTTCCCGACTATTGGAGATGTGCGCCGATGACACTGCTGCCAGACGTCACGGTCGACAACCATTGTTGGCCGGCTTGCTCGCCATGTCGGGTGCCACCCCCGCCGGCGCCCTCGGAGCGGCCGATGTCGCGGTTCTCGAACGCGCCCACCGCCTCACCTCTTCCCGCGGAGCGCCGGCACACCGGCGCTGTGCGGCCGCGCTGACGGGCACGATGACCGTGATCGCCGCTGGACCGGTGTTGATTGCTGCCATGGCCGCATCCGGACTGCTGATGTGCGGGATGCAATAG
- a CDS encoding BlaI/MecI/CopY family transcriptional regulator, with protein MRVRGFGELEAVIMDRIWDREATGSTTVRDVFDELSVERDIAYTTVMSTMDNLHGKGWLARERDGKAYRYWPTLSREEHSARLMREALEGGGRPDLVLSHFVEQMNAEESAGLRAALRRLSRRAGRR; from the coding sequence ATGCGGGTACGAGGGTTCGGTGAGCTCGAAGCGGTCATCATGGACCGCATTTGGGATCGTGAGGCGACCGGCTCGACTACCGTGCGAGACGTGTTCGACGAACTCTCCGTCGAGCGGGACATCGCATACACCACGGTGATGTCGACGATGGACAACCTGCACGGCAAGGGCTGGCTCGCGCGCGAGCGCGACGGCAAGGCGTATCGGTACTGGCCGACGCTCTCGCGCGAAGAGCACAGCGCGCGCCTGATGCGCGAGGCGCTCGAGGGTGGGGGCCGGCCCGATCTGGTGCTCAGCCACTTCGTCGAGCAGATGAACGCCGAGGAGTCCGCCGGGTTGCGCGCAGCACTGCGACGGTTGTCGAGGCGGGCGGGGCGCCGGTGA
- a CDS encoding FAD-dependent oxidoreductase has translation MTSHRDGPGAVVVGAGVSGLTTALVLARRGWRVSVVADRFGAGTVTTVAGAVWELPPSVCGRHHSQAVLTRSADWAMVSYHRFAQLVADPHAGVSLRPAVFYFRHRVTDHTGEHDKMRQLQMQVPGFVHDATLIDAYGVNREIGLVDAYSYLAPTVDTERYLTWLGTQAEAAGVQVVHGAVTGSLVAEQDRLCSDFAAEVIVNCTGLGAVSLAADTAMDPHRGALLRMVNDGATMPRITAVHAVANDADTDAQNMIFIVPRGEDRLLIGGLVEPGEWDTDLSLDDPRIRDMFDRAVEFLPILRAAQPDPVDPLRTGLRPFRAGGVRLEAQPGTRVVHNYGHGGAGVTLSWGCAEQVADIAETVAAATVV, from the coding sequence ATGACAAGCCATCGCGATGGTCCGGGTGCCGTGGTGGTCGGCGCAGGCGTCAGCGGCCTCACCACGGCGCTGGTGCTGGCCCGCCGCGGGTGGCGGGTGAGTGTCGTCGCCGACCGTTTCGGCGCCGGGACGGTCACCACCGTCGCCGGTGCGGTCTGGGAACTGCCGCCCTCGGTGTGCGGACGTCACCACAGCCAGGCCGTGCTGACGCGCTCGGCGGACTGGGCGATGGTCTCCTATCACCGGTTCGCGCAGCTCGTAGCCGACCCACACGCTGGGGTGAGCCTTCGGCCTGCGGTGTTCTACTTTCGGCATCGCGTCACAGACCACACGGGCGAACACGACAAGATGCGCCAGCTCCAAATGCAGGTCCCCGGCTTCGTCCACGACGCGACACTGATCGACGCATACGGTGTCAACCGCGAAATCGGGCTGGTCGATGCGTACTCCTACCTTGCGCCGACCGTCGACACCGAGCGCTACTTGACGTGGTTGGGCACCCAGGCCGAGGCGGCGGGCGTGCAGGTCGTGCATGGCGCGGTGACGGGCTCGCTGGTCGCTGAGCAGGATCGGCTGTGTTCGGACTTCGCGGCCGAGGTGATCGTGAACTGCACCGGCCTGGGGGCCGTCAGCCTCGCCGCCGATACCGCGATGGACCCGCACCGCGGGGCCTTGCTGCGGATGGTGAACGACGGGGCCACGATGCCGCGGATCACGGCCGTCCATGCGGTCGCCAACGACGCCGACACCGACGCACAGAACATGATCTTCATCGTCCCCCGCGGCGAGGACCGGCTTCTCATCGGTGGATTGGTCGAACCCGGTGAGTGGGACACCGATCTCAGCCTGGACGACCCGCGTATCCGTGACATGTTCGATCGAGCGGTCGAGTTCCTGCCGATCCTTCGGGCCGCTCAACCGGACCCGGTTGATCCCTTGCGCACCGGGTTGCGCCCGTTCCGCGCCGGTGGCGTGCGCCTGGAGGCCCAACCGGGCACCCGGGTCGTGCACAACTACGGGCACGGCGGCGCCGGGGTGACGTTGTCGTGGGGGTGCGCCGAGCAGGTTGCCGACATCGCCGAAACCGTCGCGGCCGCCACGGTGGTCTGA
- a CDS encoding metallophosphoesterase family protein, whose protein sequence is MRLLLIADTHVPKRAKDLPAPVWEEVSTADVVIHAGDWVEPMLLDELDARATRLVACWGNNDGAELRRRLPERADVTLNGLRFTVVHETGAAAGREARMARQYPDTDVLVFGHSHIPWDTTAKSGLRLLNPGSPTDRRRQPHCTYMTATVRNSALSDVVLHRLDRRA, encoded by the coding sequence GTGCGGCTCCTGCTGATCGCCGATACCCACGTTCCCAAGCGCGCCAAGGATCTGCCAGCTCCGGTGTGGGAGGAAGTGTCGACTGCCGACGTCGTCATCCACGCCGGAGACTGGGTGGAACCCATGCTGCTCGACGAACTCGACGCGCGCGCCACACGACTGGTGGCGTGCTGGGGCAACAACGACGGCGCCGAACTGCGACGGCGGCTACCCGAACGCGCCGACGTGACGCTCAATGGCCTACGGTTCACCGTCGTCCACGAGACCGGGGCGGCGGCCGGACGCGAGGCGCGGATGGCCAGGCAGTACCCCGACACCGACGTGCTGGTGTTCGGGCACAGTCACATCCCGTGGGACACCACCGCGAAAAGCGGCCTGCGCCTGCTCAATCCCGGCTCGCCCACCGACCGGCGCAGGCAACCGCACTGCACCTACATGACTGCCACCGTGCGCAATTCCGCGCTGTCGGACGTGGTGCTGCATCGGTTGGACCGCCGTGCGTGA
- a CDS encoding MmcQ/YjbR family DNA-binding protein, whose amino-acid sequence MRERPARVADVHAIAASMPHTKRIEGPKGNAIYQVGGKSFVFFRTPQPDAEDPETGERYADVIMIWVESEMDKLALVQDRASPFFTTDRFDGHPSVLVRASRLGEVGTAELTELIQDAWLSRASRRRAEAWLAEHKV is encoded by the coding sequence GTGCGTGAGCGGCCCGCCCGCGTGGCCGACGTGCATGCGATCGCCGCGTCGATGCCGCACACCAAGCGCATCGAGGGACCGAAGGGCAACGCGATCTATCAGGTCGGCGGCAAGTCGTTCGTGTTCTTCCGTACCCCTCAGCCCGACGCCGAGGACCCCGAAACCGGCGAACGCTATGCCGACGTGATCATGATCTGGGTGGAGTCGGAGATGGACAAGTTGGCGCTCGTCCAGGACCGGGCGTCGCCGTTCTTCACCACCGATCGGTTCGACGGTCACCCCTCGGTTCTGGTGCGCGCCAGCAGATTGGGCGAGGTCGGCACGGCCGAGCTCACCGAACTCATCCAGGATGCGTGGCTGTCGCGGGCGTCGCGCCGCCGGGCCGAGGCGTGGCTGGCCGAACACAAGGTGTAG
- a CDS encoding alkyl/aryl-sulfatase, whose product MAMQPKPPTAAIESAHRDHLSILPFDDTTDFGNADRGFIGALNPCVVTAADGRVVWDNDLYAFLDSQAPTSVHPSLWRQSQLSAKQGLYEVVEGIYQVRGLDLSNISFIEGNTGVIVIDPLISTETAAAALALYRRHRGDREVTAVIYTHSHVDHFGGVLGVTTQDDVDTGRVVIIAPEHFTEHAVQENVYAGTAMARRAGYMYGAALQRGTQGQVGCGLGQNTSTGEVALIVPTLDIRETGETHTIDGVEIEFQMAPGTEAPAEMHFYFPRYRALCMAENATHNLHNLLTLRGALVRDPHRWAGYLTEAIDTFADRTDVVFASHHWPTWGRDDIVEYLSLQRDLYAYLHDQTLRQLNQGYTGIEIAETFQMPPALDKAWHTHGYYGSVNHNVKAVYQRYMGWFDGNPGRLWAHPPEAIGPRYVEAIGGIDRVVEIARAAFDGGDFRWAATLLDHAVFTDENHVAARELYADTLEQMAYGAENAVWRNFFLSGATELRDGKFGTPTSSASPSMLAQLTPEQIFDALAINVNGPRAWDLDLAVDIGFLDTESNYRLTLRNGVLVYRRVPADEGTAHATVTLANKMRLLALAWGDNSSPGVEISGDAAALQSLLGVLDRPDPGFDIVTP is encoded by the coding sequence GTGGCCATGCAACCCAAGCCGCCCACCGCCGCCATCGAGTCCGCCCACCGTGACCACCTGAGCATCCTCCCGTTCGACGACACCACCGACTTCGGAAACGCCGACCGCGGATTCATCGGGGCGCTGAACCCCTGCGTCGTCACGGCCGCAGACGGTCGCGTGGTCTGGGACAACGACCTGTACGCCTTCCTCGATTCGCAGGCGCCCACCTCCGTGCACCCGAGCCTGTGGCGGCAGAGCCAACTGTCGGCCAAACAGGGCCTTTACGAAGTGGTCGAGGGCATCTACCAGGTTCGCGGTCTCGACCTGTCCAACATCAGTTTCATCGAAGGCAACACCGGCGTCATCGTCATCGATCCGCTGATCTCCACCGAAACCGCCGCGGCCGCCTTGGCGCTCTATCGCAGGCACCGCGGTGATCGTGAGGTCACCGCGGTCATCTACACGCACAGCCACGTCGACCACTTCGGCGGCGTGCTGGGCGTGACGACACAGGACGACGTCGACACCGGCCGTGTCGTCATCATCGCTCCCGAGCACTTCACCGAGCACGCGGTCCAGGAGAACGTTTACGCGGGCACCGCGATGGCTCGCCGCGCCGGTTACATGTACGGCGCTGCGCTGCAACGGGGCACGCAGGGACAGGTCGGCTGCGGGTTGGGGCAGAACACGTCCACCGGCGAGGTCGCGCTGATCGTGCCGACCCTCGACATCCGGGAGACCGGCGAGACGCACACCATCGACGGCGTGGAGATCGAGTTCCAGATGGCGCCCGGCACCGAGGCGCCCGCCGAGATGCATTTCTACTTCCCGAGGTACCGCGCTCTGTGCATGGCCGAGAACGCCACCCACAACCTCCACAACCTGCTGACCCTGCGCGGGGCGTTGGTGCGAGACCCGCACCGCTGGGCCGGTTACCTGACCGAGGCCATCGACACCTTCGCCGACCGCACCGACGTCGTGTTCGCCTCGCACCACTGGCCGACATGGGGCCGCGACGACATCGTCGAGTACCTGTCCCTGCAACGGGATCTGTACGCCTACCTGCACGACCAGACGCTGCGCCAGTTGAATCAGGGCTACACCGGGATCGAGATCGCCGAGACCTTCCAGATGCCGCCGGCGCTGGATAAGGCCTGGCACACCCACGGCTACTACGGGTCGGTCAACCACAACGTCAAGGCGGTCTACCAGCGGTACATGGGCTGGTTCGACGGCAACCCCGGCCGGCTGTGGGCCCACCCGCCGGAAGCCATCGGACCGCGCTACGTCGAGGCCATCGGCGGCATCGACCGGGTGGTGGAGATCGCACGCGCGGCGTTCGACGGTGGCGACTTTCGTTGGGCAGCAACCTTACTCGACCATGCTGTGTTCACCGACGAGAACCACGTCGCCGCGCGCGAGCTTTACGCCGACACCCTCGAGCAGATGGCGTACGGCGCCGAGAACGCCGTGTGGCGCAACTTCTTCCTCTCCGGTGCCACGGAATTGCGCGACGGGAAGTTCGGAACGCCGACGTCGAGCGCGTCGCCGTCGATGCTGGCTCAGCTCACTCCGGAGCAGATCTTCGACGCGCTCGCCATCAACGTCAACGGCCCGCGCGCCTGGGATCTGGACCTGGCCGTCGATATCGGCTTCCTCGACACCGAATCCAACTACCGCCTCACGCTGCGCAACGGCGTGCTGGTCTACCGACGCGTGCCCGCGGACGAGGGCACCGCCCACGCCACGGTGACGTTGGCGAACAAGATGCGGCTGTTGGCGCTGGCCTGGGGCGACAACAGCTCGCCGGGAGTGGAGATCAGCGGAGACGCCGCCGCGCTGCAGTCGTTGCTCGGTGTGCTGGACCGCCCCGATCCGGGTTTCGACATCGTGACCCCATAG
- a CDS encoding SDR family NAD(P)-dependent oxidoreductase, whose translation MTSRGYADELFDLTDRVVLVTGGSRGLGKEMAMAAARCGADVVIASRKYDSCVATAEEIAAATGRSALPYAVHVGRWDELDGLVDAAYDRFGRVDVLINNAGMSPLYESLGSVTEKLFDAVVNLNLKGPFRLSTLVGARMVADGGGSIVNVSSSGSRRPKPEQLPYSAAKAGLNALTEGLALAFGPTVRVNTLMPGPFLTDISKAWDIPATTKGAQHFALKRLGEPPEIIGAALYLMSDASSYTSGSTIRVDGGIP comes from the coding sequence ATGACTTCACGGGGTTACGCGGACGAACTCTTCGACCTCACCGACCGCGTCGTGCTGGTCACCGGCGGCAGTCGCGGGCTCGGCAAAGAGATGGCGATGGCGGCCGCTCGCTGTGGCGCCGACGTGGTCATCGCAAGCCGCAAGTACGACTCCTGCGTGGCCACCGCCGAGGAGATCGCCGCAGCCACCGGTCGCAGCGCGTTGCCCTACGCGGTGCACGTCGGTCGGTGGGACGAGCTCGACGGGCTGGTCGATGCGGCCTATGACCGGTTCGGCAGGGTGGACGTGCTGATAAACAACGCCGGCATGTCGCCGCTGTACGAGTCGCTGGGATCGGTCACCGAGAAGCTGTTCGACGCGGTGGTGAACCTGAACCTCAAGGGCCCGTTCCGGTTGTCGACGTTGGTCGGCGCGCGGATGGTCGCCGACGGCGGCGGGTCGATCGTCAACGTCAGCTCCAGCGGGTCACGCCGGCCCAAGCCCGAGCAGCTGCCCTACTCGGCGGCCAAGGCGGGGCTCAACGCGCTGACCGAGGGCCTCGCATTGGCGTTCGGCCCTACGGTGCGGGTCAACACGCTGATGCCCGGCCCGTTCCTCACCGACATCAGCAAGGCGTGGGACATCCCCGCGACGACGAAGGGCGCGCAGCACTTCGCCCTGAAGCGGCTCGGTGAACCGCCCGAGATCATCGGCGCCGCACTGTATTTGATGTCGGACGCCTCGAGCTACACCAGCGGCTCGACCATCCGCGTCGACGGTGGCATCCCGTAG
- a CDS encoding histidine phosphatase family protein, whose translation MQLLIIRHALPLRSEPGQGSDPHLSEEGIEQAKRLPEALARFPISRLVSSPQRRAIQTAQPVADALGLTIDVDERLAEYDYGLSHYVPIEEASEEDVQRLIAGRLPGNVDEDAFKERVNAGVADIVAAADHEDTVALFSHGGVINALVHTIMQTERLLCVQVDYAGVTRVLSSRTGKLGVASVNGTEHVWDLLPRNLRW comes from the coding sequence GTGCAGTTGCTCATCATTCGACACGCGCTGCCCCTGCGCAGCGAGCCGGGCCAGGGTTCGGATCCCCACCTCTCCGAAGAGGGGATCGAGCAGGCCAAACGGCTGCCCGAGGCGCTGGCGCGCTTCCCGATCTCCCGGCTGGTCAGCAGCCCGCAGCGACGGGCGATCCAGACTGCCCAGCCCGTCGCCGACGCCCTGGGCCTGACGATCGACGTCGACGAGCGCCTCGCCGAATACGACTACGGGCTGTCGCACTACGTGCCGATCGAAGAGGCGTCAGAGGAGGACGTGCAGCGCCTCATCGCCGGGCGCCTGCCCGGCAACGTCGACGAGGACGCCTTCAAGGAGCGGGTCAACGCCGGAGTCGCCGACATCGTCGCCGCCGCCGACCATGAGGACACCGTCGCACTGTTCAGCCACGGCGGCGTCATCAATGCGCTGGTGCACACCATCATGCAGACCGAGCGACTGCTCTGCGTCCAGGTCGACTACGCCGGCGTCACCCGTGTGCTGTCGTCGCGCACGGGCAAGCTGGGCGTCGCGTCGGTCAACGGCACCGAACACGTATGGGACCTGCTGCCGCGGAACCTCCGCTGGTGA
- a CDS encoding phosphotransferase family protein codes for MTDSPEGLDLDALDRHLRAEGIARSGDLRAELISGGRSNLTFLVADDESKWVLRRPPLHGLTPSAHDMAREYRVVAALQNTAVPVARAVTMRNDDAVLGAPFQMVQYVAGRVIRHTSELAELGGKAEVDACVDALIEVLADLHAIDPEEVGLGDFGRPTGYLERQVKRWGGQWELVRREDDERDADVKSLHSALGEAVPAQSRSSIVHGDYRIDNTMLDATDGTKVLAVLDWEMSTLGDPISDAALMCVYRHPMFNLVHADAAWASPLIPPADELAQRYSVASGQSLDHWEFYMGLAYFKLAIIAAGIAYRGRVGGAAPDFVTMVDDAVAPLIAAGLAALKG; via the coding sequence ATGACCGACTCACCCGAAGGCCTCGACCTCGACGCCCTGGACCGTCACCTGCGCGCGGAGGGCATCGCACGCTCCGGCGACCTGCGCGCCGAATTGATCTCCGGCGGCCGGTCCAACCTGACGTTCCTGGTGGCCGACGACGAGTCGAAGTGGGTGCTGCGCAGGCCACCGTTGCACGGGCTGACACCGTCGGCCCACGACATGGCCCGCGAGTACCGCGTCGTCGCCGCGCTGCAGAACACAGCGGTTCCGGTCGCCCGAGCGGTCACCATGCGCAACGACGACGCGGTGCTCGGGGCACCGTTTCAGATGGTCCAATACGTTGCGGGCCGCGTCATCCGCCACACCAGCGAGCTCGCGGAACTGGGCGGCAAGGCCGAGGTCGACGCCTGCGTCGACGCGCTGATCGAGGTCCTCGCCGACCTGCACGCCATCGATCCCGAGGAGGTCGGGCTCGGCGACTTCGGCAGGCCCACCGGGTATCTGGAGCGGCAGGTCAAGCGCTGGGGCGGCCAGTGGGAGCTGGTGCGCCGCGAGGACGACGAACGCGACGCCGACGTCAAGTCGCTGCATTCGGCGCTCGGTGAGGCGGTCCCGGCGCAGAGCCGCAGTTCGATCGTGCACGGCGACTACCGCATCGACAACACGATGCTCGACGCGACCGACGGCACCAAGGTGCTCGCGGTGCTGGACTGGGAGATGTCCACGCTGGGTGACCCCATCAGCGATGCAGCCCTGATGTGCGTCTACCGCCACCCGATGTTCAACCTCGTGCACGCCGACGCCGCGTGGGCCTCGCCGCTGATCCCGCCCGCCGACGAGCTCGCGCAGCGGTATTCGGTGGCGTCGGGTCAGTCGCTGGACCACTGGGAGTTCTACATGGGGCTGGCCTACTTCAAGCTGGCCATCATCGCCGCGGGCATCGCGTATCGCGGCCGGGTGGGCGGCGCGGCGCCGGACTTCGTCACCATGGTCGACGATGCGGTCGCCCCGTTGATCGCCGCGGGACTGGCCGCGCTGAAAGGCTGA
- a CDS encoding alpha/beta fold hydrolase, protein MRRLVRVALGVLVVALVALTVLNHTWAKLPPMPQADGEFLNLHGRQIHYAERPGPGVPVVLIHGLPGTHKDFEPIIPKMSGLHSISFDRPGFGWSRGGWLPFQEQVDMVHQLLAERRLGPAVVVGHSFGAVVAMGLARRYPRDVARMVLVAPGAGGLRSATADLLQARYIEFSQLPVISAVIDAVAGDVFKRISATSGAAHAFEPHDVDPGYEQRLMPVTMTPGNLRAFAHEQFEFDATSAWLDENVDQITVPSVIIGAEDDQLVGIGHARRLAETLPHTELVTVEGGHMIPYSHPDVVVGEIRRAVAQR, encoded by the coding sequence GTGCGCAGGCTGGTGCGTGTCGCACTCGGCGTCCTCGTCGTGGCGCTGGTCGCGTTGACGGTGCTGAACCACACGTGGGCCAAGCTGCCGCCGATGCCGCAGGCCGACGGTGAATTCCTCAACCTGCACGGCAGGCAGATCCATTACGCCGAGCGACCCGGGCCCGGGGTTCCCGTCGTGCTCATCCACGGCTTGCCGGGCACCCACAAGGACTTCGAACCGATCATTCCGAAAATGAGTGGCCTGCATTCGATCTCATTCGACCGCCCGGGCTTCGGCTGGTCGCGCGGCGGCTGGTTGCCGTTCCAGGAGCAGGTGGATATGGTGCACCAACTCCTGGCCGAACGCCGATTGGGCCCGGCCGTCGTGGTGGGCCACTCGTTCGGCGCCGTGGTGGCGATGGGTCTCGCGCGACGCTATCCGCGCGACGTCGCCAGGATGGTTCTCGTTGCGCCGGGTGCGGGAGGACTGCGCTCAGCGACAGCCGATCTCCTCCAAGCCCGCTATATCGAGTTCAGTCAACTGCCGGTCATCAGTGCGGTCATCGACGCCGTCGCCGGAGACGTCTTCAAGCGGATATCGGCGACCTCGGGTGCGGCGCACGCGTTCGAGCCCCACGATGTAGACCCGGGCTATGAGCAGCGGCTCATGCCGGTCACGATGACGCCCGGCAACCTGCGCGCATTCGCTCATGAGCAATTCGAATTCGACGCCACCTCGGCCTGGCTCGACGAAAACGTCGACCAGATAACGGTGCCGTCGGTGATCATCGGCGCCGAGGATGATCAGCTGGTGGGCATCGGGCACGCCCGCCGGCTGGCCGAGACTCTTCCCCACACCGAACTGGTCACCGTCGAGGGTGGTCACATGATTCCCTACAGCCACCCCGACGTGGTCGTCGGCGAAATCCGCCGAGCTGTTGCGCAACGTTGA
- a CDS encoding LapA family protein, whose product MSTDPHGPTGRHEPEPYDAPNPGPPVPPQDSETDGHSSASVKQVHFTRAAALWASVIGGFLILIVLLIFIAQNTESAQFAFLGWQWNLPLGVAILLAAVCGGLITALAGAARMVQLRRAAKKNYKAATR is encoded by the coding sequence ATGAGCACCGATCCGCATGGGCCGACAGGGCGACACGAGCCAGAGCCCTACGATGCTCCCAATCCCGGCCCGCCCGTTCCGCCGCAGGACTCCGAGACCGACGGCCACTCCTCGGCGTCGGTCAAACAGGTCCATTTCACCCGCGCGGCCGCGTTGTGGGCTTCGGTGATCGGCGGCTTCCTCATCCTGATCGTGCTGCTGATCTTCATCGCGCAGAACACCGAGTCTGCTCAGTTCGCCTTCCTCGGCTGGCAGTGGAACCTGCCGCTGGGCGTGGCGATCCTGCTGGCTGCCGTGTGCGGCGGCCTGATCACCGCACTGGCCGGGGCGGCGCGCATGGTCCAGCTGCGCCGCGCGGCGAAGAAGAACTACAAGGCGGCCACTCGGTAG
- a CDS encoding ABC transporter substrate-binding protein — protein sequence MPRRRRGPFVAAVVSVLALLMAACGSSNPLGGGEISGDLKTIAVGSADFTESKIIAEIYAQALEANDFSVRRQFGIGSRETYIPAVRDHSIDLIPEYTGNLLQYFDEDATATTPDAVLLALLRVLPGDLSILYPSPAEDKDTLAVTEATAQRWNLKTIADLAAHSAEVKVGAPSEFQTRVTGLVGLKEKYGLDIAPADFVAISDGGGPATVQALNSGAITAANIFSTSPAIEQNDLVVLEDPENVFLAANVVPLVASQKKSTELKTVLDAVSAQLTTEALIELNTSVEGNRGVDPDEAAQKWVREHGFDQPVPR from the coding sequence ATGCCGCGACGCCGGCGAGGCCCCTTCGTTGCGGCGGTGGTTTCCGTTCTCGCCCTGCTGATGGCCGCCTGCGGAAGCTCGAACCCGCTCGGTGGCGGGGAGATCTCCGGTGACCTCAAGACCATCGCCGTGGGGTCGGCCGACTTCACCGAATCGAAGATCATCGCCGAGATCTACGCCCAGGCGCTGGAGGCCAACGATTTCAGCGTGCGCCGCCAGTTCGGCATCGGCAGCCGCGAGACCTACATCCCGGCGGTGCGGGACCACTCCATCGACCTCATTCCCGAATACACCGGAAATCTGTTGCAGTACTTCGACGAGGACGCCACCGCGACCACCCCGGACGCCGTGCTGCTGGCACTGCTGCGGGTGCTGCCCGGCGACCTGTCGATCCTGTATCCCTCGCCCGCGGAGGACAAGGACACCCTGGCGGTGACCGAGGCGACCGCGCAGCGGTGGAATCTCAAGACCATCGCTGACCTCGCCGCGCATTCCGCTGAGGTGAAAGTCGGTGCGCCGTCGGAATTTCAGACCCGCGTCACCGGACTGGTCGGGTTGAAGGAAAAGTACGGCCTCGACATCGCACCGGCCGATTTCGTGGCCATCAGCGATGGCGGCGGTCCGGCGACCGTGCAGGCGCTGAACAGTGGGGCGATCACCGCGGCCAACATCTTCAGCACCTCGCCGGCGATCGAGCAGAACGACCTGGTGGTGCTCGAGGATCCGGAGAACGTCTTCCTGGCCGCCAACGTGGTGCCGCTGGTGGCGTCGCAGAAGAAGTCGACCGAACTCAAGACCGTGCTCGACGCAGTCAGCGCCCAACTGACCACCGAGGCACTGATCGAACTCAACACCTCCGTGGAGGGCAACCGAGGCGTCGACCCCGACGAGGCGGCCCAGAAATGGGTGCGCGAGCACGGATTCGACCAGCCGGTGCCGCGATGA